Proteins co-encoded in one Ictalurus furcatus strain D&B chromosome 9, Billie_1.0, whole genome shotgun sequence genomic window:
- the LOC128612744 gene encoding antimicrobial peptide NK-lysin-like produces the protein MFWNLLVASFFIGSACAMHMEYLRVDSAEELLDGTLDSADKDEDLPMSEIHLFPGACWACQWAMNNVKKHLGINPTVDMIKAQLAEVCNSIGFLRGLCKTIINKYLDTLVEELSTTDNPRTICVNIGIC, from the exons ATGTTCTGGAACCTCCTCGTTGCTTCTTTCTTCATAGGCTCAG CCTGTGCAATGCACATGGAATACCTGAGAGTTGACTCTGCTGAGGAACTCCTTGATGGGACTTTG GATTCTGCTGATAAGGATGAGGATTTGCCGATGTCTGAGATTCACCTGTTCCCTGGTGCCTGTTGGGCTTGTCAGTGGGCCATGAACAACGTGAAAAAACATCTTGGCATTAATCCAACTGTG GACATGATTAAAGCACAATTGGCGGAAGTCTGCAATTCAATCGGATTCCTGCGAGGTCTCTGCAAGACAATCATTAATAAGTACTTGGATACCTTGGTGGAGGAACTTTCTACCACAGATAATCCAAGAACAATCTGTGTTAATATTGGTATTTGCTA G